The following proteins are encoded in a genomic region of Glycine soja cultivar W05 chromosome 17, ASM419377v2, whole genome shotgun sequence:
- the LOC114393721 gene encoding uncharacterized protein LOC114393721, protein MEFKYRDGQIQRTPSPLRRPLPSNSYVSNRPLHGCDFASGGFPSNVSAPRVFPMAMPINVNEVFQRELEKEKIWRELEKEEIRREIIAREMAFAQRRELEDEVRKEIELERTSRMSMQRSEGIAFREPNSVSIIQSSSNNITMFGGRQFHLASQASMKIHMDNIQIDNKQASNNKDKVIILNKPDDHSGEKRKAVTLAIDDNESVQKKVKKAWNCELCQISATSEKALNDHIQGKKHKANKESTITQKIGLDSRPQGQTLHPCLTPMDTCKLESKEKGQAVQKSKGLGGLDNHNETTISKQAPETSAPLKGKKFKFWCEFCQVQTQSEIVMQSHKNGKKHLANMKKFNHNNGGVANSG, encoded by the exons ATGGAGTTCAAATATCGTGATGGTCAGATCCAAAGGACACCATCACCATTGCGGCGCCCTCTTCCTTCCAACTCCTATGTCTCCAATCGCCCATTACATG GGTGTGACTTTGCATCAGGTGGCTTTCCCAGCAATGTTTCAGCGCCTAGAGTTTTCCCAATGGCCATGCCGATCAATGTCAATGAAGTGTTCCAACGAGAGttggagaaagagaaaatatggCGAGAGCTAGAGAAGGAAGAAATAAGGAGAGAAATCATTGCTCGTGAGATGGCTTTTGCACAACGACGAGAGCTGGAAGACGAAGTGAGAAAGGAAATAGAATTGGAGAGAACATCTAGAATGTCGATGCAAAGATCAGAGGGGATTGCATTTCGAGAACCAAATTCAGTGTCTATTATTCAGAGTTCGTCGAATAACATTACCATGTTTGGTGGGCGACAATTCCATTTAGCGTCCCAAGCTTCTATGAAAATTCACATGGATAATATCCAAATTGATAACAAACAAGCTTCTAATAACAAGGATAAAGTGATTATACTG AATAAACCAGATGATCATTCTGGTGAAAAGCGCAAAGCAGTGACACTTGCAATTGATGATAATGAGAGTGTACAGAAGAAAGTCAAGAAGGCCTGGAATTGCGAGTTGTGTCAAATTTCTGCAACAAGTGAGAAAGCCTTGAATGATCATATTCAAGGGAAAAAACATAAGGCTAACAAAGAATCCACTATAACTCAGAAAATAG GGTTGGATTCAAGACCACAAGGCCAAACACTTCATCCTTGCTTAACCCCCATGGACACATGCAAATTGGAATCTAAAGAAAAGGGTCAGGCTGTCCAAAAGAGCAAAGGTTTAGGTGGTTTGGACAACCATAATGAAACAACTATTAGTAAACAAGCACCGGAAACAAGCGCACCGCTTAAAgggaagaaatttaaattttggtgCGAGTTTTGTCAAGTTCAAACTCAATCAGAAATTGTGATGCAAAGCCATAAGAATGGAAAAAAACACTTGGCAAATATGAAGAAATTTAACCACAACAATGGTGGTGTTGCAAATTCTGGATGA